Proteins from a single region of Synchiropus splendidus isolate RoL2022-P1 chromosome 3, RoL_Sspl_1.0, whole genome shotgun sequence:
- the aoc1 gene encoding amiloride-sensitive amine oxidase [copper-containing], whose translation MAHTGMWLPCLLLLMGIAGCGGSRAREWAHHGAPMFADLTVREMKAVRAYLHSIPELGLTNAASKTLKKNSIILIELQVPKKHEALRALDRGQAKPQRLARVVIQFGNEEPPRITEYIVGPLPNPTFHNIHRYKGDKTIKFDSRPISSAEYHHITAILQKITTTAHKLLFESTGGFSFTNCTDRCLTFSDIAPRGLGPGERRSWIMLQKFVEGYFIHPVGFEVLINHQDLDPEKWYVEKVWYNSVYYNNVEELVEKYELGVVEKSILPEHDDSDLFSTYIPRGHSNTPTNIHGPKLVEPAGPRYHIDGNFVEYAGWSFAYRVRSSAGLQVFDVRFNGERIAYEISLQEAIAFYAGDTPAAMQTKYIDAGWLMGASSFELAPGIDCPEIATFVDLYHHYDTDKPIRFKNALCIFEMNTAMPLRRHFNSDFSGGYNFFGGLENTVLVLRTTSTVYNYDYIWDFLFYQNGVMEVKVSATGYIHATFFTPNGIQYGSKVYDYVLGNLHTHLIHYKVDLDIIGRDNSFQSMDLKYVNFTNPWSPEHFVVQSKMSWTEHKTERSAAFRFDKKFPRYVHFYNPNEKNKWGHQRGYRIQLNSHADSVLPRGWKEENGINWSRYRLAVTRHKDSEGSSSSIYTQNDPWEPVVSFEDYIRNNEDIVNKDLVAWVTVGFLHVPHSEDIPNTATPGNAVGFFLRPFNFFNEDPSLASKSTVIVRPDNDGNPKIQRWTPEVVGHCVTDKPFAYNGKYVGV comes from the exons ATGGCGCACACAG GCATGTGGCTTCCCTGCCTTCTGCTACTGATGGGCATCGCTGGTTGTGGTGGTTCCAGAGCTCGGGAGTGGGCCCATCATGGCGCCCCCATGTTTGCCGACCTCACGGTTCGTGAGATGAAAGCCGTTCGCGCGTACCTTCACAGCATTCCGGAACTTGGATTGACCAATGCAGCAAGCAAAACTCTTAAGAAAAACAGCATCATCTTGATCGAGCTCCAAGTTCCAAAGAAACATGAGGCCCTGAGAGCTTTGGACCGAGGTCAAGCGAAACCACAGCGACTAGCACGAGTAGTTATTCAGTTTGGGAATGAGGAACCACCTCGAATTACTGAATACATTGTTGGGCCTCTTCCCAACCCAACATTCCATAATATCCATCGGTATAAAGGAGACAAAACTATCAAGTTTGATTCACGACCAATTAGTTCGGCTGAGTATCATCATATTACGGCAATCCTTCAAAAAATCACAACTACAGCGCACAAGCTTTTGTTTGAGAGCACAGGAGGATTTTCCTTCACAAACTGTACTGACCGCTGCCTGACGTTCTCAGACATCGCCCCGCGAGGGCTTGGCCCAGGCGAAAGGAGAAGTTGGATCATGTTGCAAAAGTTTGTGGAAGGATATTTTATCCACCCCGTTGGTTTTGAGGTACTCATCAATCACCAAGACCTGGACCCAGAAAAGTGGTACGTTGAGAAGGTGTGGTACAACAGTGTGTACTACAACAACGTAGAGGAGCTTGTGGAGAAGTATGAACTTGGGGTTGTGGAAAAATCCATCCTACCAGAACATGACGACAGTGATCTTTTCTCCACCTACATTCCACGTGGGCACAGCAACACCCCAACAAACATCCACGGGCCGAAGCTTGTGGAGCCCGCAGGGCCTCGCTACCACATTGATGGCAACTTTGTAGAGTATGCAGGATGGTCTTTTGCCTACCGAGTCCGCTCCTCAGCTGGACTACAAGTCTTTGATGTCCGCTTCAATGGTGAACGGATTGCCTATGAGATTAGCCTACAAGAAGCGATAGCCTTCTATGCTGGGGACACACCTGCTGCTATGCAAACCAAGTACATCGATGCAGGCTGGCTCATGGGTGCCTCAAGTTTTGAACTAGCGCCAGGAATCGACTGTCCAGAAATCGCCACTTTTGTCGACCTGTACCACCATTATGACACGGACAAACCCATCCGTTTCAAGAATGCCCTCTGCATATTTGAGATGAACACTGCAATGCCTCTGAGAAGACATTTCAACTCAGATTTCAGTGGGGGATACAACTTCTTCGGAGGTCTGGAAAACACAGTGCTGGTGCTGCGGACAACATCTACGGTGTACAACTATGATTACATCTGGGATTTTCTATTCTACCAGAATGGGGTGATGGAAGTAAAGGTTAGCGCCACTGGATATATCCATGCCACTTTTTTCACTCCGAACGGAATACAATATGGAAGCAAGGTCTACGACTATGTGTTGGGTAACCTGCATACACACCTGATTCATTATAAAGTGGATCTAGATATCATTG GTCGGGACAATAGCTTTCAGTCAATGGATCTGAAGTACGTCAACTTCACGAATCCCTGGAGCCCTGAACATTTCGTCGTCCAGTCGAAAATGAGTTGGACTGAGCACAAAACAGAACGGTCTGCTGCTTTCCGCTTTGATAAAAAGTTCCCTCGCTACGTGCACTTTTATAATCCCAACGAGAAGAATAAGTGGGGACATCAAAGGGGATATCGTATTCAGCTCAACTCACACGCTGATAGTGTTCTTCCAAGGGGAtggaaagaagaaaatggaatAAATTGGTCAAG ATATCGTCTGGCTGTGACTCGTCATAAAGATAGTGAAGGCTCCAGCAGCAGTATCTACACACAGAATGACCCCTGGGAACCCGTTGTGTCATTTGAGGACTACATACGCAACAATGAAGACATAGTTAATAAG GACCTGGTTGCCTGGGTTACTGTCGGCTTCCTCCATGTACCTCACTCTGAAGACATCCCTAACACTGCCACCCCTGGAAATGCTGTGGGCTTCTTCCTGAGACCGTTTAATTTCTTTAATGAGGACCCTTCACTGGCATCCAAGAGCACCGTCATAGTGCGGCCGGACAACGACGGTAACCCCAAGATTCAGAGATGGACCCCCGAAGTTGTAGGTCACTGTGTAACAGACAAGCCATTCGCATATAATGGCAAATATGTTGGTGTGTAA